CCATGGCCTGGACCGCCGTCAATGACAAGCCGCACGAACTGATCACCGGCTTCTCGCTTGACCGCTTCCGCAACTACTCGCTGACCGGCGAGAAGGGTGCGGCGAGCGTGGGTCACTGAGCGCCGAACAGAGAGCGGAGACGACGACATGAAACTGATGACCTGTCCGATGAATGGCACGCGTCCGATTTCGGAGTTCGCCTACTGGGGCGAAATCCGTCCGGCACCCGACGCCGACACCTGCACCGACGACCAGTGGGCCGACTACGTGTTCAACCGCAACGGCGCACCCGGCGTGAAGAAGGAATGGTGGTGCCACACGCCGTCGAACACCTGGTTCATCGCCGAGCGTGATACCGAAAAGGACAAGGTGCTGCGCACCTATCTGCATGGAGAAGACAAGTGATGCGTCTGCCCGCAATGCCCGACGAGTGGCTCGATCGCAGCCGCACTGTCCGGTTCCGTTTTGAAGGTCGCGCCTTTGAAGGCGTCGCCGGCGACAGCATCGCCAGCGCGCTGTGGGCGGCCGGTCAGCGCACCCAGGGCCGCAGCTTCAAGTACCACCGTGTGCGCGGCATCCTGTCCGCCGCCAATCACGACGTGAACGTGATGGTGCAGGACGGCCAGAAGCTGAACACCCGCGGCGACGTGGTCGCCGTGCGTGAGGGCATGGACCTGACCGCGGTGAACACCTTCGGCGGCCTGGCCAAGGACCGCGCGCGTCACCTCGGCATGTTCGCCCGCTTCCTGCCCGTCGGCTTCTATTACAAGGCCTTCCACAACAAGCGCCTGTTCCCGATGTGGGAGCGCGTGTTCCGCCGCATCACCGGCCTCGGCGTGGTCGACTTCTCGACGCCGCACATCCGTACCGCCAAGCGCTACGACTTCTGCGACGTGCTGGTGATCGGCGCCGGTCCGTCCGGCCTGTCGGCCGCGCTGTCGGCCGCCGATGCCGGCGCCCGCGTGGTGATCTGTGACGAGAACGCACGCGCTGGTGGCAGCGGCCTCTATCAGCTCGGCGGCGATGCTGTCCGCCGTCAGCACACACGTACGCTCCTTGACCGCGTCAAGTCGCACGCAAACATCCGCCTGCTCGAAGGCACCTACGCAGGTGCCTATTACGCCGACCAGTGGGTGCCGCTGATCGACGCCGACAGGATGACGAAGATGCGCGCCAAGGCGGTCATCGTCGCCAGCGGCGCCTTCGAACAGCCGGCGGTGTTCCGCAACAACGACCTGCCGGGCGTCATGAACGGCTCGGCGATGCAGCGCCTGATCTATCGCTATGCGGTCAAGCCGGCGGGCAACGCCGTGGTGCTGGCGGCGAATGCCGACGGCTACCGCGTCGCGCTCGACCTGATCGCTGCCGGCGCCAGCGTCGCCGCCGTGCTCGACATGCGTGCCAGCGTGCCGCCGTCGGCACAGGCCGACGCACTGCGCGCCAAGGGCGTCGAAATCCTCGCCGGCCACGCCGTGTATGAGGCGCACGCCGACGGCAAGGGCGAACTGGCCGGCATCACCGCCTGTCGCATCGACGGCTCGGGCCGTGTGGTGTCGGGTTCGCAGCGTCGCATCGCCTGTGATGGTCTGGCCATGAGCACCGGCTGGGCGCCGGCTGCCAACCTGCTGTACCAGGCGGGCACCAAGATGCGCTTTGACGAACTGCTGCAGCAGTTCGTGCCGGACCAGCTGCCGGAAGGCGTGTTCGCCTGTGGTCGCGTCAATGGCGTGTTCAAGCTGGAGTCGCGCATCGCCGACGGACAGCGCGCCGGCCTGGCCGCCGCCGCGCACGCCGGTCACGGCAGCGCGGCCCAGGTCGATGTGCCGCCCGAAACCGAATCGCCGTCGCACGCATGGCCCATCGTCGCCCATCCGGACGGCAAGAACTTCGTCGATTTCGACGAGGATCTGCAGGTGAAGGATTTCGAGAACGCGGTGCAGGAAGGCTACGACAACATCGAGCTGCTGAAGCGCTTCTCGACCGTCGGCATGGGCCCGAGCCAGGGCAAGCACTCGAACATGACGGCGCTGCGCATCCTGGCACGCCTGACCGGCAAGTCGCCGCAGCAGGTCGGTACCACGACCGCGCGCCCGTTCTTCCACCCGGTGCCGCTGTCGCACCTGGCTGGCCGCGGCTTCAGTCCGCAGCGCCACTCGCCGCTGCACGGCCGTCACGCCGCGCTCGGTGCGGTGTTCATGCAGGCCGGTGCGTGGGAGCGTCCGGAGTACTACGCGGTCGAGGGCAAGTCGCGCATCGACTGCATCCGCGAAGAGGCGCGCCGCGTACGCACCGCCGTCGCGCTGATCGACGTCGGCACGCTGGGCAAGCTGGAAATCCGCGGTCCGCAGGCGGCCGAGTTCCTGAACCGCTGCTACACCGGCCGCTACGACAACATGAAGGTGGGCGCCACGCGCTATGCCGTCATGTGCGACGAGTCCGGCGTGCTGAGCGACGAAGGCGTGGTGGCGCGCATCGCCGAAGACGTCTTCTACTTCACGACCACCAGCTCGGGTGCGGCCACCGTCTATCGCGAACTGTCGCGCCTGAACATCGAGTGGAAGCTGGACTGCGGCCTGATCAACCTGACCGGTTCCTACTCGGCGATGAACCTCGCCGGCCCGGCCTCGCGCAAGGTGCTGGCGCAGCTGACGGACATGGACCTGTCGTCGGCCGCCTTCCCCTACCTGGCGGTGCGCAGCGGCAGCGTCGCCGGCATCCCGGTGCGCATGATGCGCGTCGGCTTCGTCGGCGAATGGGGCTACGAAATCCACGTGCCGGCCGAATACGGCCCGACGCTGTGGGACGCGCTGATGAAGGCTGGCGAATCGGCGGGTATCGGCCCCTTCGGTGTCGAGGCCCAGCGTCTGCTGCGCCTGGAAAAGGGCCACCTGATCGTGAGCCAGGACACCGACGGTCTGACCAACCCGTTCGAGGTCGGCATGGACTGGGCGGTCAAGCTCGACAAGCCCTTCTTCACCGGCAAGCGCTCGCTGCAGATCGTCAAGAAGATGCCGCTCAAGCGCAAGCTGGTCGGCTTCCGCCTGGCCGAGAACTACAGCGGCGAAGTGCCCAAGGAATGCCACCTGATCATCGAGAACGGTGACATCGCCGGCCGCGTGACCAGCATTTCGTGGAGCCCGCACGTCGGTCGCTACATCGGTCTGGCCTTCGTGCTGCCCAGCATGACCGAGCCGGGTACGCCGTTCTCGATCCGCATCACCGACGGCAGCATGGTCGCGGCCGAGGTCTGCAGCACGCCCTTCTTCGACCCGAAAGACGAACGCCAGAAGGAAATCGAATGAACGCCCCCTTCGCCCCTACTCGCATCAGTCCGCTGTTCGACGAACAGGCGCCGCACGCGGCGAAGTGGACCCAGGTCGAGACGATGCAGAGCGTCGCCGCCTACGGTTCGGCCGACGCGGCACGCGTGCCGCTGGCCGGCATCGGCGACCTGTCGTTCCGCCGCCGTGCCGGCGTCAAGGGACCGGGCGCTGCCGCCTGGCTCAACGCGCTCGGCATCGCCACGCCGGAACGCCCGAACAGCTATCTGCGCATGGACGACGGCACGCTGGTGCTGCGCATGGGCAATACCGAGTTCCTGGTCGAGGACGTCGCCGGCGGCAGTCACGCCGCCACGATGCTCGCCACCGCGCCGGGTGCGGGCGTCTATCCGGTGCCGCGCTATGACGCGGCGCTGGTGATCACCGGTCGCAACGCGATCGAACTGACGCGCCAGACCTGCGCCTTCGACTTCGCCAGCCTTTCGCCGAGCGCGCAGCCGCTGGTGATGACCTCGATGGTCGGCGTCGGCGTCACCGCGATCGCGCTCGACGGCGCCGACGGTACGTATTTCCGCCTGTGGTGCGACGGCACTTACGGCGGCTATCTGTGGGCCACGCTGGTCGAGGTGGCTGCGGATCTCGGAGGTGGAGCAGTCGGCCTCGATGCACTGGGGCGGGTTGCACAGCAATAACAAGCAAAGAGCGCGTCATCGAAGCTGACGCAAATCAGTGGGATCAGAGCCGTTTGGACAGGGAGGGAATGTGATGTCACCCAG
The window above is part of the Methyloversatilis discipulorum genome. Proteins encoded here:
- a CDS encoding 2Fe-2S iron-sulfur cluster-binding protein — encoded protein: MRLPAMPDEWLDRSRTVRFRFEGRAFEGVAGDSIASALWAAGQRTQGRSFKYHRVRGILSAANHDVNVMVQDGQKLNTRGDVVAVREGMDLTAVNTFGGLAKDRARHLGMFARFLPVGFYYKAFHNKRLFPMWERVFRRITGLGVVDFSTPHIRTAKRYDFCDVLVIGAGPSGLSAALSAADAGARVVICDENARAGGSGLYQLGGDAVRRQHTRTLLDRVKSHANIRLLEGTYAGAYYADQWVPLIDADRMTKMRAKAVIVASGAFEQPAVFRNNDLPGVMNGSAMQRLIYRYAVKPAGNAVVLAANADGYRVALDLIAAGASVAAVLDMRASVPPSAQADALRAKGVEILAGHAVYEAHADGKGELAGITACRIDGSGRVVSGSQRRIACDGLAMSTGWAPAANLLYQAGTKMRFDELLQQFVPDQLPEGVFACGRVNGVFKLESRIADGQRAGLAAAAHAGHGSAAQVDVPPETESPSHAWPIVAHPDGKNFVDFDEDLQVKDFENAVQEGYDNIELLKRFSTVGMGPSQGKHSNMTALRILARLTGKSPQQVGTTTARPFFHPVPLSHLAGRGFSPQRHSPLHGRHAALGAVFMQAGAWERPEYYAVEGKSRIDCIREEARRVRTAVALIDVGTLGKLEIRGPQAAEFLNRCYTGRYDNMKVGATRYAVMCDESGVLSDEGVVARIAEDVFYFTTTSSGAATVYRELSRLNIEWKLDCGLINLTGSYSAMNLAGPASRKVLAQLTDMDLSSAAFPYLAVRSGSVAGIPVRMMRVGFVGEWGYEIHVPAEYGPTLWDALMKAGESAGIGPFGVEAQRLLRLEKGHLIVSQDTDGLTNPFEVGMDWAVKLDKPFFTGKRSLQIVKKMPLKRKLVGFRLAENYSGEVPKECHLIIENGDIAGRVTSISWSPHVGRYIGLAFVLPSMTEPGTPFSIRITDGSMVAAEVCSTPFFDPKDERQKEIE
- a CDS encoding sarcosine oxidase subunit delta, with amino-acid sequence MKLMTCPMNGTRPISEFAYWGEIRPAPDADTCTDDQWADYVFNRNGAPGVKKEWWCHTPSNTWFIAERDTEKDKVLRTYLHGEDK